The Pirellulales bacterium region AATAACTTACGCATTTCAAATTCCATCGGGTTCGTCCTTCTCGCGCTAAGTTCTTTGAAAATTAGAGGTTAAGAACAGTCTTCCGGTTCCACTCCGAGCCAAATTAGGCTGCGTTTGTTGCCGTAACTTGTTACGGATAGTGTCGCAAAACCGAAAAGGTAGCTTGACACTACTTCTTACGCCACCTACACTTGGAGCGTGATATGGGCGGGTCGAACGGGCACTTTAAGCCTTCGGCTTTATGTCTCGCTAGAGGAGAACCGTCGCCGTGACCAAGAAAGAGATCGTAAAGACCATCTCCGAAGAGATTGGCCTGACCCAACTGAAAACGAAGGAAATCGTCCAAAAAACCTTCGATGCCATCGTCGAAACTTTGGTCGAAGAACGCCGCATCGAACTGCGGAATTTTGGCGTTTTCGAAGTCAAACAGCGTGCCGCCCGTAAGGCTCGCAACCCGCGCACCGGGGCGAAAGTCTTTGTGCCGGAAAAGTTTGTCGTGACCTTCAAGCCCGGCAAGGAAATGGAAGAGAAGGTCCGGCAACTGGAACGACAAGCCGCCGAAGCGCGGGCCAAAGCCGCCGCTCACCAAGCTAGCGACGGAGCGTCGGCCACCCCAACCGCCAATGCCCCAGCAGGTTATGGAATGCAGGGCAGCGGATAGCAGAGCTATCAATACCGGCCAGTTGGTTATCGCCATCGACTGCCGCATAGAAAAAACGTACGGAGACACTTTTCTTGCCATGCCTACCCAGAGGCGGGGTAAACCGACCGGCCTGGCGGAAGT contains the following coding sequences:
- a CDS encoding HU family DNA-binding protein; the protein is MTKKEIVKTISEEIGLTQLKTKEIVQKTFDAIVETLVEERRIELRNFGVFEVKQRAARKARNPRTGAKVFVPEKFVVTFKPGKEMEEKVRQLERQAAEARAKAAAHQASDGASATPTANAPAGYGMQGSG